CTTGCCGCGCTGCCGGTCGACGTGATTGTCGCCTTGGGCACCGCGGCAACGCGTGCCGCCCGGAGCGCGACGGATCGGCTCCCGATCGTTATGGCCGGCGTGGGCGACCCGCTCGGGGCCGGTTTCGTCAAAAGCCTGGCACGGCCGGGCGGCACCGTAACTGGGCTTTCGCTTCAGAATGTGGAGGCCGCGCCGAAGCGGCTCCAGCTTCTCAAGGAAGTGGCCCCAGCGGCTGCGCGGATCATGGTCATCTCAGCTCCTCGCGAACCCGGAAACGAGGCGGGCTTTCGGGAGATGGAAGCGGCCGCTGCGCGCCTGGGAGTCGTCGTGAGGCAAACAGTGGTGGCCAGCGTCGGCGACTTGGACGCTGTATTCACCTGGCCCGGAGGCGGGCGGACAGATGCCGTCGTCGTCCAGCCGAGCCCGACGACCGAAGGTCTACGCGGTCGAATCGCAAACCTGGCGCTCCGCCATCGCGTGCCGACCGTCGGAGCGTTCCGAGAGTATGCGGATGCCGGCATCTTGATGAGCTACGCCGCGAATCTCCTTGCCGCTCATCGACGCGCTGCTGTCTATGTGGATAAACTGCTGAAGGGCGCCAAGCCCGGCGACCTCCCTATCGAGCAGTCGCTGACGTTCGAGCTCGTGCTCAACATGAAGACCGCCAAGGCTTTGGGACTGA
The genomic region above belongs to Candidatus Methylomirabilota bacterium and contains:
- a CDS encoding ABC transporter substrate-binding protein; translated protein: PALVGVLVLGAAEREHSMAERAVTALREGLRELGWVEGQNLVIEVRNANGQRARLAPLAGELAALPVDVIVALGTAATRAARSATDRLPIVMAGVGDPLGAGFVKSLARPGGTVTGLSLQNVEAAPKRLQLLKEVAPAAARIMVISAPREPGNEAGFREMEAAAARLGVVVRQTVVASVGDLDAVFTWPGGGRTDAVVVQPSPTTEGLRGRIANLALRHRVPTVGAFREYADAGILMSYAANLLAAHRRAAVYVDKLLKGAKPGDLPIEQSLTFELVLNMKTAKALGLKIPQSVLARADEIIE